Within the Iodidimonas sp. SYSU 1G8 genome, the region CCACGGATCGACGATCTTGAAGCACACCGACGTGTTCGAACGGATCGCCTTGTCCTCGGCCAGGAAGCTGACCCAGTTCTTCGACGCGACCCAGTCCTCCAGCACGCCGAGATTGGCGTTGGAGCGCTCGATCAGCGCCGGAAGGCCGCCGATATCCTCGGCCCAGACCAGCGCGTCGATATAGTCCTCGACGCAGATCATGGACGGCGTGTTGATGGTCTCGCCCTGGAAGATGCCCTCGATCAGCTTGCCGCCAGAGGTCAGGCGGAAAATCTTCGGCAGCGGCCACGCCGGCTTGTAGGTCAGCAGCCGCTCGACAGCGCGCGGGCTGAGGATCAGCATGCCGTGCGCGCCCTCGCCGCCCATCACCTTCTGCCACGAATAGGTGACGACATCGAGCTTGTCCCAGGGCATCTCCATGGCGAACACGGCCGAAGTCGCGTCGCAGATGGTGAGCCCTTCGCGGTTCGGCTTGATCCAGTCGCCATTGGGAACCTTCACGCCGGATGTCGTGCCGTTCCAGGTGAAAACCACGTCGCGGTCGGTGTCGACCTTCGACAGATCGACGATCTGGCCGTAATCGGCCTCCATGGTGCGCACGTCGTTCAGCTTCAGCTGCTTCACCACGTCGGTCACCCAGCCGGAGCCGAAGCTCTCCCAGGCCAGCATGTCGACGCCGCGCGCGCCCAGCATGGACCACAGCGCCATTTCGACGGCGCCCGTGTCCGAGGCCGGCACGATGCCGATGCGGTAATCTGCTGGCACGCCGAGAACGGCGCGCGTACGGTCGATGGCTTCCTGCAGCTTGGCCTTGCCCAGCTTGGAGCGGTGCGAACGCCCGATGCAGGCATCCTTCAGGGCATCCACCGACCAGCCAGGGCGCTTGGCGCAGGGACCGGACGAGAAGAAGGGCGAACGGGGCCGTTCTGTCGGTTTCATTATGATTTCCCGGGTGAAGATGAGGCTGTCTGGCTATCGCAATTGCGGCGCGGCATCGGTTCGCGGCGGATAATAGGGGCAGGCCAAGGCATGTCAACGGCGCAGTGCCGCCCGTTCGGCGTGCCAATCGCACGACGGGGTTGCGTTTCCGGGCTCAATCGCCGCCGAGCGGATGACCGTGATTGAGCGGGCCGTGACCATGGCCGAACCCGGGCGCGGTCTCGATGGCGCGGTGGACATAGTCGCGCGCGCGGGCCACCGCCCGCTCCATCGCCAGCCCCTGCGCCAGACCGGTCGCGATCGCGCTGGCCAGGGTGCAGCCGGTGCCATGGGTATGCTGAGTATCGATGCGGCGGGACTCGAACACCGTTTCGCCCCGTTCGGTCAGCAGCAGGTCCAGCACGGTCGGATGCTCGAGATGGCCACCCTTCACCAGCACGGCGCCCGGCCCCAGCTTCAGCAGCGCCGAGGCGGCGCGGCGCATGCCGTCGAGATCGGTTACGGGAAAGCCGGTCAGCACCTCGGCCTCGGGCAGATTGGGCGTGAGCAGCGCGGCCTTGGGAATCATCCGTGTGACGAGCGCATGCGCGGCGCTGTCCTGCAGCAGCGCCGCGCCGCCCTTGGCAACCATGACCGGATCGACCACCAGCGGCACACCGGTCGCGTCCTCCTCGATCACAGACGCGACCGCCTCGATGACCTCGGCGCTGTGGAGCATGCCCGTCTTGAGCGCATCGGCGCCGATATCGCGGAGCACGACCTGCATCTGATGGCGGATGAAGTCAGGATCGACACCGAGAATGCCGTGAACACCAAGCGTGTTCTGCGCCGTCAGCGCGGTGATCGCGGTGGCCGCGAACCCGCCCAGCATGCTGACCGCCTTGATGTCCGCCTGGATGCCAGCGCCCCCGCCCGAATCCGAGCCGGCGATGATGAGAACGCGGCCCTTCACGCGCCGGCCGCGGTCGAGATGGCCCCGGCGATGTCATCGACGACGGCGTTCACCAGAATCTGGTCCTCTCCCTCGGCCATCACCCGGATCTTGGGTTCGGTCCCCGACTTGCGGATCAGCACGCGGCCGGTGCCGGACAGACGCGCCTCGCCGTCGGCGATGGCGGCCTTGACCTTGATGTCCTCCAGCGGCGCGCCGCCGCTGAACCGGACATTCTTCAGCACCTGCGGCAGCGGCGCGAACACCCGGCAGGTTTCGCTGGCGGGCCGCCCCGATTCCAGGATGACCGCCATCACCTGCAGCGCCGCGATGAGACCGTCGCCGGTCGTGGTGTAGTCGGTCATGACGATATGGCCCGACTGTTCGCCGCCCAGATTGCAGCCATGCTCGCGCATGTGCTCGACCACGTAGCGGTCGCCCACCTGAGTCCGCACCAGATCGATGCCCATCCCGCCGATATAGCGCTCGAGCCCCAGATTCGACATGACGGTGCTGACCAGGCAGCCGCCGCGCAGCATGCCCCGGCGATGCCAGTAGGCGGCGATCAGGCCCATGAGCTGATCGCCATCCAGCAGCTCGCCCTTCTCATCCGCCATCAGCACGCGGTCGGCATCCCCATCGAGCGCGATGCCCAGATCGGCGCCGTGCTCGCGCACCGTGCGCTGCATCAGTGCCGTGTCGGTGGAGCCGCAGCCCTTGTTGATGTTGAAGCCATCCGGCTTGACGCCGATCGGGATCACTTCCGCGCCCAGCTCCCACAGCACCGTCGGCGCGACCGTGTAGGCCGCGCCATTGGCGCAATCGATGACCACCTTGAGGCCGGCGAGCGTGCGCCCGGCTGGAAACGTGCTCTTGACCACTTCGATGTACCGGCCGCGCACGTCGTCGAGACGGCGCACCCGGCCCAGATCGGCCGAGGCCGCGAGCGGCGCGCTCGCGCCGCTTTCGAGCCGGGCTTCGATCTCGGCCTCGATGGCGTCGGACAGCTTGAAGCCGTCGGGTCCGAACAGCTTGATGCCATTGTCTTCATAGGCGTTGTGCGACGCCGAGATCATCACGCCCAGATCGGCGCGCATGGAGCGGGTCAGCATGGCGACCGCCGGCGTCGGCATGGGGCCGACCAGCACCACGTCCATCCCCACCGACGCGAAACCCGACGTGATGGCCGCCTCCAGCATGTAGCCGGACAACCTTGTGTCCTTGGCGATGACCACCTGATGCCGATGATCGCCCCGGCGGAACTGCGCGCCCGCCGCCATGCCGACACGCAGGGCCACATCCGCCGTCATCGGCGGCTGGTTGGCGGTGCCGCGAATGCCGTCGGTGCCGAAATATTGTCTTTTGCTCATGAACCCTCTGTCGTGGAACCCTGGAAGATCGCCTGCCAGACGGCGATTGCCTGGCGCGTGTCGGCCACGTCATGGACCCGCAGAATATGCACGCCGTGCAGAACGCCCGCAAGCGCCCCGGCCAGCGACCCGGCCAGCCGGGCATCAGCGGGCACGCCGCCCGCCAGCCGGCCGATGAAACTTTTTCGCGAGACGCCCAACAACAGCGGACATCCGAGCGCATGGAAGCGACCCAGCGACCGCAGCAGCGCCAGATTGTGTTCCAGCGTCTTGCCGAAGCCGATACCCGGATCGACGATGAGGCGGTCGCGGGCGATGCCGGCGGAGACGCAGGTCTCGATCCGGGCCGCGAGGTAATCATGAACCTCGCCGACCACGTCGTCATAACGGGGATCGTCCTGCATGGTGCGCGGATCGCCAAGCGCATGCATCAGGACCACGGGCGCGCCGGAGGCAGCGGCCACCGGAAGGCTGCCGGGATCGGCGGTCAGGGCGGAGACGTCGTTGAGGATCGCCGCGCCTGCCTCGAGCGCGGCGCGCATCACCGTTGCCCGCCGTGTATCGACGGAAACCGGCACCCCGCAGTCGCGCAGCGCCTCGATCACCGGCACGACGCGGCGGAGTTCCTCATCCACAGGGACCGGCTCCGCCCCGGGCCGCGTGGATTCGCCGCCTACATCGAGGATATCGGCACCCTCGCCGATAAGCCGCCGCGCCTGCACCAGCGCGGCGTCCACCGACAGATATCGGCCGCCATCGGAGAAACTGTCGGGGGTGACGTTCAGGACGCCCATGACGAGAGGCCGCCCGAAAACGAGCGGCCCCATCGGTGGATGATCGATTCGGACAGACGTGGACAGGCTCAGGTGCCCGGCTGCGGCTCCGGCGACGCACCGGGGCGCTGGCCCCGACCGGCACTGGGAACGGTACGCGGCTTGGTCGGCGTGGCGGGCGGTTCAGTCACCTCCTGCGGGCGGTCGATTTCCTCGCCGCGCAACAGGCCACGAATTTCCTCGCCGGTCAGCGTCTCGTACTCCAGCAGTGCCTGGGCGATACGGTGAAGATCGGCGATATGCTCGGTCAGGATCCGGCGCGCATCGGCATAAGCTTCCTCCACGAAACGCCGCACTTCGGAATCCACCAGACGAGCGGTTTCCTCGGACATGTTCTGGGTGCGGGTCACCGAATGGCCGAGGAATACTTCTTCCTCGTTGTCGCCATAGGCCAGCGGACCCAGCTTGTCGCTCATGCCCCAGCGCGTGACCATGGCCTTGGCGAGGCGGGTGGCGCCGGAGATGTCCGACGACGCGCCCGAGGTCACCTTGTCGTAGCCGAAGATCAGTTCCTCGGCGAGACGGCCGCCCATCATCACGGCGAGACGGGAATTCATCTGCTCGCGGGTCTGGGACAGCTTGTCCTTCTCGGGCAGTTGCATGACCATGCCCAGCGCGCGGCCGCGCGGAATGATGGTCGCCTTGTGGATCGGGTCCGTGTCGGCGACGTGCATGCCGACCAGCGCGTGGCCCGCCTCGTGATAGGCGGTAAGCCGCTTTTCCGCCTCGTCCATGACCATGGACCGACGCTCGGGGCCCATCATGACCTTGTCCTTGGCATCCTCGAAGTCGTGCATCGACACGACTTTCTTGTTCTTTCGCGCGGCCATCAAAGCGGCCTCGTTCACGAGGTTGGCCAGATCGGCGCCAGAGAAACCGGGCGTGCCGCGCGCGATCACCCTCGCTTCCACGTCCGGTGCGAGCGGCACGCGGCGCATATGCACCTTCAGAATGCGTTCGCGGCCGATGACGTCCGGATTGGGCACCACGACCTGCCGATCGAAACGGCCCGGGCGCAACAGCGCGGGATCGAGAACATCGGGACGGTTGGTGGCGGCGATGATGATGATGCCTTCGTTTTCCTCGAAGCCATCCATCTCGACCAGAAGCTGGTTCAGTGTCTGCTCGCGTTCATCGTTGCCGCCGCCAAGGCCGGCGCCGCGATGACGGCCGACCGCGTCGATTTCGTCGATGAACACGATGCAGGGGGCGTTCTTCTTCGCCTGCTCGAACATGTCGCGCACGCGGCTCGCGCCGACGCCGACGAACATCTCGACGAAGTCGGAACCGGAGATGCTGAAGAACGGGACATTGGCCTCGCCGGCGATGGCGCGCGCGAGCAGCGTCTTGCCGGTACCGGGCGGGCCGACCAGCAGCGCGCCGCGCGGGATCTTGCCGCCGAGGCGCTGGAACTTCTGCGGGTCACGCAGGAATTCGACGATCTCCTGCACTTCTTCCTTGGCCTCTTCCACGCCCGCGACGTCATCGAAGGTCACGCGGTCGGTGCGCTCGTTGAGCAGCTTGGCCTTGGATTTGCCAAAGCCCATGGCGCGTCCGGAGCCCGCCTGCATCTGGCGCATGATGAAGATCCACACCGCGATCAGCAGCAGCATGGGGCCGAAATTGGTCAGCAATATCCAGAAATTGCTGGTCTCAGGCTGCTCGAAGCGGACGTCCACCTGCTTGTCGCGGAGCACGTCGACGAGGCGCGGATAGGCGCCTTCCTGATACTGGGTCGAGAACTGGGCCTTGCTCTCGCGATAGACGCCGGAAATGTTGCTGCCGGTGATCTGCACCTTCTGCACGTTGCCGGCATTGACCTCGTCCAGGAACACCGAGAAGTCGATTTTCTCGACGGGACCGGGCGATCCGCTGCGCTGGAACTGGCTGAACAGCACGATGACGACAAGCGCCACGAGCGCCCAGATGAAGAGGTTACGGCCCATATTGTTCACGAAAGTACCTTGCCCTTCGCCGGAGGAAGGCCCGCCATCCGGGCCGCTCTGCAAAGATAGGCTATTTGCCCGGTCAGACAAGAACCATGCGGTCGGTGCCGAAACAGTTCGGCGGCAGGTCGCGGGCCGCCAGAAACTCCAGCATTGGGGCGACCGAGACGCTGCCGGGGCGGCGGTATCCCAGAGACGGAACGGCGACAAGGCCTTGGTCATCGTAAAAGGCGGGTAAAACGCCTCGCGCCGCCGCCGGAACGGATCGGACGACCCTCTCCGGTAAGGCCGCGCGCAGGACAGCGAGACCACCCGGCCGCAGCCGGTCGATGGACAGTCCCTCGCCCGACGCGGCGAATCGGCCGTCCCACAGGACGGGGTTCGGCCCGATGCGGAGCGCGCCCTGCATGCCGCGCGTCTCGCGCACCACGAGCAGACCGTCACCGGAGGAGATCAACCGGCACCCGCCGAGGGTCGCGGCCCCGATGTCACCCCTCTTGATGCGCCCCCACAGACGCTCGAGCGCATCAAGGCGCGGTGCATAATCCGCGCCGCCCACGGCCATCAGAATGAAGGCAAGTGCCCGCAGCCCGGTCTCGTCCCGGGTCTCCTTCGGCACCGGATACGCCAGCACGGCATAGCCGCCGCTGTCGAACCGGCAGGTCCGCGCCAGCCAGTCATGAACCTGATCGTCCAGTACGGCACGGGCCCGGGCCATGGCGCGGGCGGTCGCGGCAAGCCGGGCGGGCGTGATCCCCAGCGCGGCCAGATGCGGCCACGCGCCCCGTGCTCGCACCCGGGCATAGCGCCGGTCCGCGTTGCTGGGGTCCTCGATCCAGGCCTGGCCACGCGCCCGCAACGTCGCCACCAGCCTTGCCCTCGGCACATCGAGAAGCGGTCGCAGCCGCGATGGCGCGCCGGGCCAGGGCGGAGCGGTTTCGGGCGCCATGCCCGCCAGGCCATGGACGCCGCTGCCGCGCCCCAGCCGCAGCAGCACCGTCTCGGCCTGATCCTCCAGATGATGGGCGATCAGCAGGATCGGCACGCCGCGCGCCGCGCACCACTCGTCGAGCAGGGCGTACCGGGCGCGTCGCGCGGCCGCCTGAACGTTGCCGCGCGGCGTCTCGCGCCAGGCGAGAGTTTCGTGGCCGATACAAGCAGCCGCCATCCAGTCGCCGACCTGGATCGCCTCGGCCGCCGCTTCGGGGCGCAGTCCGTGATCGACGGTCAGCGCCGTCAGGCTGATGCCGCGCGAAGCAGCCCAGTCGCGCGCCAGCAGCGCCAGCGCCATGCTGTCCGCGCCGCCCGAGACGGCAACGCAAAGGCTCGCCACACCGTCAAGGCGAGGCAAGCCGTTCATGCATCGTTCGAAATCCGCTGGGGACAGCGGCGCGGTCCCCTCGGATGCGCCGCTCATCGGTCGCGCTGCCTCAGGAGCAGCCGGCGGCCTGCTGGCCAGCCTTGGTCTTCTGCTTGATCGCCGGCGGTGCGTTGGGATAGCGGCGGGTCAACTCGTCGAACGCGGCGCAGGCCTGATCGTTCTGCCCCAGTTCCTTGAGGCTGAGCCCCAGGGTCACCATCATGTCCGGGCCCTTGTCGCTATCGGCGAACTTCTCGTAACCCTCGAGCAGGACGCGGGCCGCGTCCGTGTAGTTCCGCTGGGCGAAATAAGTCTTGCCCAGCCAGTACTTGGCATTCGGCGCCGCGCGATGATCCGGGTTCGCCGCCAGGAAGGCGCGGAACGCCAGCTCGGCGCCCTCGAAATCGTCACGGCGCAGCAAGGAAAAGGCATAATTGAACTGAGCGTCCGGCGTGTCGCCCTGCAGATACTGCTCCGGCGTTTCTTCCGGTTCGCCGCGCGGCGGCGCCGGGGTGCCGCCGGGAGAAACCAGCTGGTCGTTGAGCGTATCGGCGACTCGGCCCTGCGAGGGCGGCGGCTCGGAACCACCCATGCCAGGCAGCCGGGTCGGCCCGTCGGACGGCACTGGCGTATAACCATCGATGGCACCGGGATCCTGGCCATCGGATGCCGGAGCGGCGCCTTGGGCGCCCTCGGCAAGCTGACGCTCCAGGGTCTGGATGCGGTACTGCATGTCCTCCAGCTGCTTTTCAAGCTGCTGGTTCATCTGCGTGAGCCGATGCATGGCTTCTTCATACTGGCCGGTCAGCCGGCGCATGTCGTTCTCGATCCGCGTCATGCGCACCTCTGTCTGTGCCCTGTACGGGTCCACAGGCTGCTGTGCCGATGCAATGTGCGAGAAACCGAGAAGCGCGAATAGAGTTACAATGCCGAGAGACTGCCAGCGCACGCTTCAAATCCTGTTCTGTGGGCGCGCCGCGTTCTCACGCGGCGCGCGGCACAAAGTCCTGTTTACTGAACGACCGTCATACCACGGCGGTTCTGGGCCCAGGCGGCCTCGTTCGAACCAGTGGCTTCCGGACGCTCCTTACCATAGGAGATGGTATTGACGCGGCCGTCCTCAATGCCCAGGCCGGTCAGATAACGCTTGGCGGCGTCTGCACGGCGGGCACCCAGGGCCAGGTTGTACTCACGGGTACCGCGCTCGTCGGCGTGACCTTCGATGGTCACCGACTTGTTCGGATACTTGCGCAGCCACTCGGCCTGCTTGCTCAGAGTCGCCTGGGCACGGTCGTCGAGGCTGTATTCGTCGTAGCCGAAATAGATGCGGCTGCCGGCGTTGGCTTCCAGGTCTTCCTGGCTGCCCAGCTCGTACGGCAGGTTGCTGGTGGTCTCGGTCGTGCGCGACTGAGTCTGCGCGGCCGGAGCGGACGAAACCGGCGCCGGCTCTTCCTTCTTCGAGCAGGCGACCATCGTCAGCGAAGCGGCGGCCAGAATGATGAACTTGAATCGCAGCGCGTTGGCTAGCATGGGTGGCGTTTCCTTTTTTTCGACGAGGCTATCGTATTTTGATAACGGAGGCTGTTCTGCAACGCAAAAGTGTAACGCGCACAAATCGTCCGCGCCCCCCGATACCGAGTTTTCGGCATTCTTCATTGTAATCCTTTCGGATCACTGGATCAAGGGGGACCACGCGGGATCCGACGCATCTCCCGGCGTGGTCACGCGGCGCTCGTTACGGCCCGTCAGGTCGATGGAGCGCAGCTCCGCCTTGCCCGCATTACCACCCCGCGACGGGCTGCCGCGGAAGTACATCAGCACGCGGCCATTCGGCGCCCAGGTCGGCCCTTCGTCGAGGAAACTCTCGGTCAGCATGCGCTCGCCCGAGCCATCGGGACGCATGACGCCGATCTTGAACACGCCGCCCGATGTATGGGTGAAGGCGATCATGTCGCCGCGCGGCGACCAGACCGGCGTCTTGTAGCGGCCCTTGCCGAAGCTGATGCGCTTGGCGCCCGACCCATCGGCCCGCATCACGTAAATCTGCTGCCCGCCGCCGCGATCGGACTCGAAGGCGATGAACTGGCCGTCCGGCGAGAAGCTCGGCGCGGTGTCGATGTCCGGATTATCCGTCAGCTGGCGCAGCTTGCGGGTGCGCAGGTCCATCAGGTAGATGTCGGAATTGCCGTTCTTCTCCATGCTCATCACGACCTGGTTGCCGTCCGGCGAGAAGCGCGGCGCGAAGGTCATGCCGGAGAAATCGCCCAGCAGCTCCTGCTTGCCCGTCTCCAGATTGTAGATGTACACGCGCGGCTTGTTGTTGAAGTACGACAGATAGGTGATTTCCTGCGACGTCGGCGAGAAGCGCGGCGTCAGCGCCATGAAATCGCCCTTGGTCAGGAAGGAATGGTTGTAGCCGTCCTGGTCCATGATCGCGAGGCGCTTGACCCGCTTGGTCGCCGGGCCGGATTCCGCCACATAGACGATGCGTGTGTCGAAATACCCTTCTTCGCCGGTCAGCCGCTGATAGACCGCGTCGGCGATCCGGTGGGCAATCTGGCGCCAGTTGTCCGGCGTGGTCTGGTACTGCACGCCGGTCAGTTGCTGCTGACCGTACACGTCCCACAGTCGGAACGTCACCTCGACCCGGCCATCGGCCAGGAAGTTGACGCCGCCGACCACGAGGCCTTGCGTGCCGATGGACTTCCAGTCGGGAAAGCGCGGGCGGCGATCAGGCACCAGTCCCTGCTCGATATAGGCCTGTCGCGGGATCGGCCGGAACAGGCCGGAGCGCTCCAGATCGGCGGCGATCACGCCGGCCATGTCCTCGCCCATCTTGGTCATCTCGGTAAGGCGCGACGGCACCTGGCTCTGCGCCGAGAACGCGGGCAGCGCCATCGGAATCGGCTCGACCGTGGGATTGTTGATGTCCACCCGAAGCTGGGCGGAAGCCGGTTGCGGCTGTACCAGCGCCACGAACGCCAGCATGGTGCCGGCCACCAGGCCGGAAAGTCCCATTCTGCTCACAATCATCCCTTTCGCCATCAACACATTCCTCTGTCTGTCACATCAAACTGCTGGGATCGAAGTTCAACTCCACGTCCCGCCAGATGTCGTAGTACTCGGCCGGCAGCTTCAGCGGCGCCGCCCGCTTGACCGCGCGCACGGCCGCCTCGGCCGCCACGCGGTAGAGATTGTCGCTCATCATCCGGCCCCGATCCAACACGACCGGATCGCTGGCCAGTTCGCCATCCGCCCGCAACCGTATACGAAGCTTGATCACCAAAGTTTCGGCGCCGGTCGCCCCGACGGGCGCCGTCCAGTATTTGGCGACCTGCGACGCGATGGCCGACTGCAGATTGGCGACGGCCTGCGCCTGCTCGCGCGGGTTGCGTTCGGTCGGCTCCGACTGCGCCGGATTGGGGTTGGGATCGGTCTGCTTGGTCTTCTTCGGGTCCTTCGCCTGCGGCTTTGTCGAATCCCTCTTGTCGAGCAGCAGCGCGATCTTCTTGGGATCGAACTTGTTCTCGGGCTTCGGCTTGTCCTTCAGCGTGACGTTGGGCAGATCCTTGGTCACGGGTTCCGGCTTCTTCGGCGGCTCCGGCTTTTCGATCGGCTCCTCGACGGGCGCCGGCTCGGGCTCGGGCGCGGCGGCCGCTTCGTCCACGCGCGGCGGCGTCACCTCGGCCGGATCGGGCTGCTTCTCCGGCGCCTTTTCCGCCTCGGGCGTGACCTCGGGCGCGGGCGCCGGATCGGGCGCCTTTTCCGGCTTGGGCGTCGGAATGGCGTCCAGCTCGATCTTGGCGTCCTCCGGTGTCAACAGGACGACGACGCTCTCTTCGGGGATTTCCGGATCGCCCCACAGGTCGAAGCTCACGAACATCATCGCGATGATGACGGCGTGGAATATGCCGGAGAAAATAAGGGGCTTGCGCACGTCGCTATTTGCCTTTGCCGCCCTTCGCGGGCGTCGTGACCAGCGCCACCTTGTTGAAGCCGGCGGCGTTGATCGTCGACATCACCTCCATGACCTGGCCATAGGGCAGGCCCTGATCGGCGCGCACGAAGATGCGCGTCTCGGTGCTACCCTCGGCGATGGCGCGCAGCCGCTCGGTCAGCGAGTTGATCTCGACCTCGGTGTCGTTGATGAAGAGCTTGCCGTCGCCGGCCAGCGACACGGACAGCGGCTTGTCCTCCTCGGACAGCGGCTTGGACTTGGTCTGCGGCAGGTCGACCTTGACCCCGGTGGACAACAGCGGCGCGGCGACCATGAAGATGATCAGCAGCACCAGCATGACGTCGACGAAAGGCGTCACGTTGATCTGCGACATGGGTTCATAGCGGCCTTTGCGCCGCCCGCCCCGTCCCTTGAGTTCGGCGCCCATTACGCGGCCTCTTCGTCGATCTGGCGCGACAGGATCGTGTTGAACTCTTCGACGAACCCTTCCAGACGGTTGGCGAAGCGGGTCATGTCGGCGGCGAACTTGTTATAGGCGATGACCGCCGGGATGGCCGCGACAAGGCCGACCGCGGTGGCGAACAGCGCCTCGGCGATACCTGGCGCGACGACCGCGAGACTGGTGTCCGACGAGGCGGCGATGGACTGGAAGCTGTTCATGATGCCCCACACCGTGCCGAACAGGCCGATGAACGGCGCGGTCGAGCCCACGGTGGCGAGGAAGCCCAGATAGCGCTCCAGCCGCTCGACCTCGCGATTCAGCGTCAGGCGCATCACCTGCGAGATACGCTCCTGCAGGCGCGCGCCCGAGGTGACGACCTTGGCCTTGCCGATGGAGCGCTGCCATTCGCGCATGGCGACCAGGAACAGCATGGCCATGGGATGATTGGCGCGGCCCTGCAGCCGGTCGTAGAGCTCTTCCAGCGAGCGGCCAGACCAGAATTCGTCTTCGAAGGTGTCGGCCTCGGCCATCACCCGGCGATAGCGGCCGATCTTGTCGAAGATGATCGCCCAGGACCACAGCGACGCGGCCACGAGCAGCACCAGAACCGCCTGCACGATGATATCGGCATGCAGGATCAGGCCCCAGATCGACAGATCGTGCGCCGCCGCCGCGGTGCCGCCCAGATCCGTCTGTGTAATCGCGTTCTCTTCCATGTGCTCAGGCCTTTGCAGTGTCTCGTATGGGGAGCATGGTGTTGAGCCGGGTCACCAGGTCGATTGGCTGCCGGCGGGGTTTCCCCCTGCCGTCCAGACAGACGACGCGTACATGCGCCTCGGCGATAGGTGTGTCGTTACGCCAGATGTCCTGGCCGAAGTCGATATACGCCGCGCCGACTCCGTTGTTAACTGTTCTTACTTCCAGCAGGTCGTCGAGGCGCGCCGGCGTGCGAAAATTCACCCTGCAGCTCTTCACGGCGAAACCCATCGTATCCGGTCCCGGGCGCATGCTCGCCGACTGGCTGACGCCCACGAGGCGCAGCAGCTCGGTTCTCGCGCGCTCCATGAAGCGCAGATAATTGGCGTGATAGACCATGTGCGCCGTATCCGTGTCCTCGAAATAGACGCGCACCGGAAACCGGTGCACGCCATTCTCCACCCTGCCCGACAGGACCTCAGACATCCTCGTCTCCCGTCGGCAGCGACAGCTGCGCCGGAAAAGGCTGCGATGGTGCCGGCAGGCCCAGATGGATATAGGCGGCCGGCGTCAGGATACGCCCGCGCGGTGTCCGTTGAATGAACGCCTGCTGCAGCAAATAGGGCTCGATGATTTCCTCGATGGCGTCGCGCGGCTCCGACAGCGACGCCGCGATGGTCTCGATCCCGACGGGACCGCCGCCGAAATCGACGCCGATGCAGCGCATGTAGCGCCGGTCCATGGCGTCGAGGCCGCGCGCATCCACTTCCAGCCGGGTCAGCGCCCGGTCGGCGATGCCGGC harbors:
- the ybgF gene encoding tol-pal system protein YbgF, which gives rise to MTRIENDMRRLTGQYEEAMHRLTQMNQQLEKQLEDMQYRIQTLERQLAEGAQGAAPASDGQDPGAIDGYTPVPSDGPTRLPGMGGSEPPPSQGRVADTLNDQLVSPGGTPAPPRGEPEETPEQYLQGDTPDAQFNYAFSLLRRDDFEGAELAFRAFLAANPDHRAAPNAKYWLGKTYFAQRNYTDAARVLLEGYEKFADSDKGPDMMVTLGLSLKELGQNDQACAAFDELTRRYPNAPPAIKQKTKAGQQAAGCS
- the pal gene encoding peptidoglycan-associated lipoprotein Pal translates to MKNAENSVSGGADDLCALHFCVAEQPPLSKYDSLVEKKETPPMLANALRFKFIILAAASLTMVACSKKEEPAPVSSAPAAQTQSRTTETTSNLPYELGSQEDLEANAGSRIYFGYDEYSLDDRAQATLSKQAEWLRKYPNKSVTIEGHADERGTREYNLALGARRADAAKRYLTGLGIEDGRVNTISYGKERPEATGSNEAAWAQNRRGMTVVQ
- the tolB gene encoding Tol-Pal system beta propeller repeat protein TolB; protein product: MGLSGLVAGTMLAFVALVQPQPASAQLRVDINNPTVEPIPMALPAFSAQSQVPSRLTEMTKMGEDMAGVIAADLERSGLFRPIPRQAYIEQGLVPDRRPRFPDWKSIGTQGLVVGGVNFLADGRVEVTFRLWDVYGQQQLTGVQYQTTPDNWRQIAHRIADAVYQRLTGEEGYFDTRIVYVAESGPATKRVKRLAIMDQDGYNHSFLTKGDFMALTPRFSPTSQEITYLSYFNNKPRVYIYNLETGKQELLGDFSGMTFAPRFSPDGNQVVMSMEKNGNSDIYLMDLRTRKLRQLTDNPDIDTAPSFSPDGQFIAFESDRGGGQQIYVMRADGSGAKRISFGKGRYKTPVWSPRGDMIAFTHTSGGVFKIGVMRPDGSGERMLTESFLDEGPTWAPNGRVLMYFRGSPSRGGNAGKAELRSIDLTGRNERRVTTPGDASDPAWSPLIQ
- the tolR gene encoding protein TolR encodes the protein MGAELKGRGGRRKGRYEPMSQINVTPFVDVMLVLLIIFMVAAPLLSTGVKVDLPQTKSKPLSEEDKPLSVSLAGDGKLFINDTEVEINSLTERLRAIAEGSTETRIFVRADQGLPYGQVMEVMSTINAAGFNKVALVTTPAKGGKGK
- the tolQ gene encoding protein TolQ → MEENAITQTDLGGTAAAAHDLSIWGLILHADIIVQAVLVLLVAASLWSWAIIFDKIGRYRRVMAEADTFEDEFWSGRSLEELYDRLQGRANHPMAMLFLVAMREWQRSIGKAKVVTSGARLQERISQVMRLTLNREVERLERYLGFLATVGSTAPFIGLFGTVWGIMNSFQSIAASSDTSLAVVAPGIAEALFATAVGLVAAIPAVIAYNKFAADMTRFANRLEGFVEEFNTILSRQIDEEAA
- a CDS encoding YbgC/FadM family acyl-CoA thioesterase, with the protein product MSEVLSGRVENGVHRFPVRVYFEDTDTAHMVYHANYLRFMERARTELLRLVGVSQSASMRPGPDTMGFAVKSCRVNFRTPARLDDLLEVRTVNNGVGAAYIDFGQDIWRNDTPIAEAHVRVVCLDGRGKPRRQPIDLVTRLNTMLPIRDTAKA